A region of Myxococcota bacterium DNA encodes the following proteins:
- a CDS encoding GHMP kinase has protein sequence MTTDASDEHFVPGRLCLFGEHSDWAAGYRSAHPEIARGVCVVAGTERGVRVRATPAEGSLIVSSRVAGQAQCEPWQIPWREAELVAAAGSDHFLRYVAGAAAEFEARCSGRGATLSFTSNLPAQKGLSSSAAVCVATLRGLAEIAGRSLSREEEMEWAYLGERRTGSACGRLDPIVAYGRVVSRVDFDGDDVAIGFPEVATPVPLVVVDLGRSKDTPRILADLHRCYPDAPDPQARAVREALGAANQATVAGALRALAAGDLETLGKLMTEAQARFDRDVVPASTALEAPHQQRVLAHPALAELGFGAKGVGSQGDGCVQVVARDAETQATLVARLGDERGLSAFAMTVPATDRRPHPAPDESA, from the coding sequence GTGACCACCGACGCGAGTGACGAACACTTCGTACCGGGTCGGCTCTGCCTGTTCGGCGAGCATTCCGACTGGGCCGCTGGTTATCGCAGCGCGCACCCCGAAATCGCCCGTGGCGTCTGCGTGGTCGCGGGGACCGAACGCGGCGTGCGGGTACGCGCCACCCCGGCCGAGGGGTCGTTGATCGTGAGCAGCCGGGTCGCCGGTCAGGCCCAGTGCGAACCGTGGCAGATCCCGTGGCGGGAGGCCGAGCTGGTCGCGGCCGCCGGCTCGGACCACTTCCTGCGCTACGTGGCGGGCGCAGCCGCCGAATTCGAAGCACGCTGCAGCGGCCGCGGTGCCACGCTCTCGTTCACGTCGAATCTTCCTGCCCAGAAAGGGCTGTCCTCCTCTGCCGCGGTCTGCGTCGCGACATTGCGCGGGCTCGCCGAAATCGCAGGCCGCTCACTCTCGCGAGAAGAAGAAATGGAGTGGGCCTACCTCGGAGAGCGCCGGACCGGCTCCGCCTGTGGACGCCTCGACCCGATCGTGGCCTACGGTCGGGTGGTCTCGCGGGTGGACTTCGACGGAGACGACGTCGCGATCGGATTTCCCGAGGTCGCGACGCCGGTCCCGTTGGTCGTCGTCGATCTCGGGCGCAGCAAGGACACGCCGCGGATCCTCGCGGACCTGCATCGCTGTTATCCCGATGCGCCCGACCCCCAGGCCCGAGCCGTTCGCGAGGCGCTCGGGGCCGCGAATCAGGCGACGGTCGCGGGGGCGCTGCGGGCACTCGCCGCGGGAGACCTCGAAACCCTCGGGAAGCTGATGACCGAAGCCCAGGCACGCTTCGACCGCGACGTCGTGCCTGCGTCGACGGCGCTCGAGGCGCCGCACCAGCAGCGGGTTCTCGCCCATCCCGCGCTCGCCGAGCTCGGGTTCGGCGCGAAGGGCGTCGGGTCGCAGGGAGACGGCTGCGTGCAGGTGGTCGCACGCGACGCGGAAACCCAGGCGACCCTCGTCGCTCGCCTCGGCGACGAGCGCGGGCTCAGCGCATTTGCGATGACGGTGCCTGCGACGGACCGACGCCCGCACCCCGCGCCTGACGAATCCGCCTGA
- a CDS encoding glutaredoxin family protein yields the protein MKTLRVCVVLLAWTTLACDRLAEFGDAVASSEPTAERPEGWESLEGDGSSSRLYYQFIDDAGRVRFVERLDEVPEAWRANVGFVKMDVAPPLSPGAAAAARRQQLGGGGTTVAAAGGAGPVLLYSAEWCGACQKAKRHLSRRNVSYQELDVDNPNHAKALVQKTGSRAIPVLDAGGRIFTGFDSGAYDRMLTGV from the coding sequence ATGAAGACGCTTCGAGTCTGCGTGGTGCTCCTGGCATGGACGACACTCGCGTGTGACCGCCTGGCTGAATTCGGCGATGCGGTCGCTTCGAGCGAGCCCACGGCGGAACGTCCGGAGGGATGGGAGAGCCTCGAGGGCGATGGTTCCTCGTCTCGGCTCTACTACCAGTTCATCGACGATGCAGGACGCGTGCGCTTCGTCGAGCGGCTCGACGAGGTCCCCGAAGCGTGGCGTGCGAACGTGGGCTTCGTGAAGATGGACGTCGCGCCGCCGCTCTCTCCCGGAGCCGCCGCCGCCGCACGACGCCAACAGCTCGGGGGTGGCGGCACGACCGTCGCCGCCGCTGGAGGCGCGGGCCCCGTGCTGCTCTACTCGGCCGAGTGGTGCGGCGCGTGCCAGAAGGCGAAGCGCCACCTGTCGCGACGCAACGTCTCCTACCAGGAACTCGATGTCGACAACCCGAACCACGCCAAGGCGCTGGTGCAGAAGACCGGATCGCGTGCGATCCCGGTGCTCGACGCCGGCGGCCGCATCTTCACGGGCTTCGATTCGGGCGCCTACGACCGCATGCTCACGGGCGTCTAG
- a CDS encoding enoyl-CoA hydratase-related protein produces the protein MDFASDTLSLEKRGPVGFLWLDRPEKRNALIREMWTGLPRALEALAADEEVRAIVLAGRGKSFCVGLDLMAAGEAIDVKREKSSQAVANLRQLETTRAFQDGITALAACPLPVIAAIHGHCLGGGIDLATACDMRLASADATFSIRETRIGIVADVGTLQRLPKVVGAGHVAELAYTGKDIDAARAAEIGLVNDVAPDAEALFEAAEALALEIAANSPMAVRGTKFMLQQNEELTTDQSLLFNALFTLSTSLQSNDLQEAMRAFVAKRTPEFTGT, from the coding sequence ATGGATTTCGCCTCGGACACGCTGAGCCTCGAGAAGCGGGGGCCGGTCGGCTTTCTCTGGCTGGATCGGCCGGAGAAGCGCAACGCCTTGATCCGCGAGATGTGGACCGGGCTGCCGCGCGCCCTCGAGGCGCTCGCCGCCGACGAAGAGGTGCGCGCCATCGTGCTCGCGGGGCGCGGAAAGAGCTTCTGCGTCGGACTCGACCTGATGGCGGCGGGCGAAGCCATCGATGTGAAGCGGGAGAAGTCGTCCCAGGCCGTCGCGAATCTGCGTCAGCTGGAGACGACCCGTGCCTTCCAGGACGGGATCACGGCGCTGGCGGCGTGCCCGCTTCCGGTGATCGCCGCGATCCACGGCCACTGTCTCGGCGGTGGCATCGATCTGGCCACCGCCTGCGACATGCGCCTGGCTTCGGCAGATGCGACCTTCAGCATTCGCGAGACGCGCATCGGGATTGTGGCCGACGTGGGAACCCTGCAGCGCCTGCCGAAGGTGGTCGGCGCGGGCCATGTCGCTGAGCTCGCCTACACCGGCAAGGACATCGACGCGGCGCGCGCCGCCGAGATCGGCCTGGTGAACGACGTCGCGCCGGATGCCGAGGCACTCTTCGAGGCGGCGGAGGCGCTCGCCCTCGAGATCGCAGCGAACTCGCCCATGGCGGTCCGCGGCACGAAGTTCATGCTGCAGCAGAACGAAGAGCTGACCACGGATCAGAGCCTGCTCTTCAACGCGCTCTTCACGCTCTCTACGAGTCTGCAGTCGAACGACCTGCAGGAGGCGATGCGCGCCTTCGTCGCGAAGCGCACGCCCGAGTTCACGGGGACCTGA
- a CDS encoding PEP-CTERM sorting domain-containing protein, producing the protein MIRCGKRSWLGGAFAAVLLLGLATSAHAVSQTFILDDHGEKGMVKVTLDDMKIDGKVRVNVWSTGSIKEIFLNFANDDVLKGLKFWGRDLRKIDRDNDHGEIALSLRSHKKDTTFYISNKNMDLGNQIFLDQIFGVKVAEKVKKQVRVKRWVKYRGRYYPRYYSKWVWTTKHVKHWGVVPEPSTAALVGVGLLGLAARSRRQTR; encoded by the coding sequence ATGATTCGATGCGGAAAACGCAGCTGGTTGGGTGGCGCCTTCGCCGCCGTGCTCTTGCTTGGACTTGCCACGAGCGCACACGCGGTATCCCAGACCTTCATCCTCGATGACCACGGGGAGAAGGGCATGGTCAAGGTGACCCTGGACGACATGAAGATCGACGGAAAGGTCCGCGTAAACGTGTGGTCCACCGGTTCGATCAAAGAGATCTTCCTGAACTTCGCGAATGACGACGTTCTGAAGGGACTGAAGTTCTGGGGACGCGATCTTCGCAAGATCGACCGCGACAACGATCACGGCGAGATTGCACTTTCCCTGCGCAGCCACAAGAAGGACACCACCTTCTACATCTCCAACAAGAACATGGACCTCGGCAATCAGATCTTCCTCGATCAGATCTTCGGCGTGAAGGTGGCCGAGAAGGTGAAGAAGCAGGTCCGGGTGAAGCGCTGGGTGAAGTACCGGGGCCGCTACTACCCCCGCTACTACTCCAAGTGGGTGTGGACCACGAAGCACGTGAAGCACTGGGGCGTCGTGCCCGAGCCGTCGACGGCCGCCCTGGTGGGCGTCGGGCTCCTCGGCCTCGCGGCCCGCAGCCGACGCCAGACGCGCTAG
- a CDS encoding sulfatase, which yields MVLYVVDTLRADAIGPSGQAWARTPALDAFAREAVVFQQARAVSSWTRPSMASILTGAEPGAHRVETRHDALPEDLPSLASRLGSAGYTTAYFTANPNAGSFFGFGRDFDHVAELYARREAGTIDQSELITRDRDVVDRALAWMETAPRPFLLVVLCVDPHRPYRPSTPLAADAAQEIRRARAPAAARERGAPWPENWRRWRARYAGEVRDADAAFGRLVARLEFTEELDQSLVLFTSDHGEEFLEHGGIDHGRTLFDEVLRVPLVVRFPATASVAPGVRRDAVDSLDLVPTILDVLGLPKEDALPGRSLRGPAGEPRAFPVAARLAKEGQDLRSVVTPPWKLIRDGATGSDHLYRVDGAAPEPHPIALDRDPSVRAEVTRLRRHLDAWTAAETARSGAPAAPLSEEARAALEALGYAVPDEESEAETEAAPAR from the coding sequence GTGGTCCTTTACGTGGTCGACACCCTCCGGGCCGACGCGATCGGGCCGAGCGGCCAGGCCTGGGCCCGGACGCCGGCCCTCGATGCCTTCGCCCGCGAGGCGGTCGTCTTCCAGCAGGCGCGGGCCGTCTCCTCCTGGACCCGGCCCTCGATGGCATCGATCCTCACCGGGGCCGAGCCCGGTGCCCACCGCGTCGAGACCCGCCACGACGCCCTGCCGGAAGATCTCCCCAGCCTCGCGAGCCGGCTGGGGTCGGCCGGGTACACCACCGCCTATTTCACGGCGAACCCCAACGCGGGTTCGTTCTTCGGGTTCGGCCGCGACTTCGACCACGTGGCCGAGCTCTACGCGCGCCGCGAGGCCGGGACGATCGACCAGTCCGAGCTCATCACCCGCGATCGCGACGTCGTGGACCGGGCCCTGGCCTGGATGGAAACCGCGCCACGTCCGTTTCTGCTGGTCGTGCTCTGTGTCGATCCGCACCGGCCCTACCGGCCGAGCACGCCGCTCGCGGCGGACGCCGCACAAGAGATCCGCCGGGCACGTGCCCCGGCGGCGGCGCGCGAACGGGGTGCGCCCTGGCCCGAGAACTGGCGACGCTGGCGCGCGCGCTACGCGGGCGAAGTCCGCGACGCCGACGCGGCCTTCGGTCGGCTCGTCGCGCGCCTGGAGTTCACGGAGGAACTCGACCAGAGCCTGGTCCTCTTCACGTCGGATCACGGCGAAGAGTTTCTGGAGCACGGCGGAATCGACCACGGCCGCACCCTCTTCGACGAGGTGCTGCGTGTCCCGCTCGTGGTGCGCTTCCCCGCGACGGCCAGTGTCGCCCCCGGCGTGCGGCGCGACGCGGTCGACAGCCTCGACCTGGTCCCCACCATCCTCGACGTGTTGGGCCTGCCAAAGGAGGACGCCCTGCCCGGACGCTCGCTGCGCGGCCCGGCGGGAGAACCCCGCGCGTTCCCAGTTGCCGCGCGGCTGGCAAAGGAGGGTCAGGACCTGCGATCGGTGGTCACTCCCCCCTGGAAGCTGATCCGCGACGGCGCAACCGGATCCGATCATCTCTACCGCGTGGACGGGGCCGCCCCCGAGCCCCACCCCATCGCGCTCGACCGAGACCCGTCGGTTCGCGCCGAGGTCACGCGACTGCGCCGGCACCTCGACGCCTGGACGGCAGCCGAGACGGCGCGCTCGGGTGCCCCCGCCGCTCCCCTTTCGGAGGAAGCGCGCGCGGCACTGGAGGCGCTGGGATATGCGGTCCCCGACGAAGAGAGCGAGGCCGAGACCGAGGCGGCGCCCGCGCGCTAG
- a CDS encoding SDR family NAD(P)-dependent oxidoreductase: protein MVPIRRLFVTGASTGLGFGLADHYAREETHLGLVARRENLLQDHAKRWQERGAQVEIYPGDVADTGFMRASAEHFLDAAGGCDLVFANAGVSIPNRTLQGESDDVAWLMGVNVVGVTNTVLPFVPALCRQGSGVLCAVSSVAGHGPLPGRAAYSASKAAVTTFMSSLRMDLSGTGVHAMALCPGFVETPLTEGNPNMPFLISLDEAVREMAGAIEARKHTYSFPTPMRWLSRAMRLVPESWVQRLAPAAKPDDA from the coding sequence ATGGTCCCGATCCGACGCCTGTTCGTCACCGGCGCGAGTACCGGGTTGGGGTTCGGCCTCGCCGACCACTACGCGCGCGAGGAGACCCACCTCGGTCTGGTCGCGCGACGCGAGAACCTGCTCCAGGACCACGCCAAGCGCTGGCAGGAGCGCGGCGCCCAGGTCGAAATCTACCCCGGCGACGTGGCCGACACCGGCTTCATGCGCGCCAGCGCAGAGCACTTCCTCGACGCGGCCGGCGGCTGCGACCTGGTGTTCGCGAACGCGGGCGTCTCGATTCCGAACCGCACCCTCCAGGGCGAGTCCGACGACGTCGCGTGGCTGATGGGGGTCAACGTCGTGGGCGTCACCAATACGGTGCTGCCCTTCGTGCCGGCGCTGTGTCGGCAGGGCTCGGGGGTCCTGTGCGCCGTGAGCTCGGTCGCCGGGCACGGTCCCCTGCCCGGCCGCGCCGCCTACTCGGCCTCGAAGGCCGCGGTCACCACCTTCATGAGCAGTCTTCGCATGGATCTCAGCGGGACCGGCGTCCACGCGATGGCGCTCTGCCCTGGATTCGTCGAGACACCCCTGACCGAGGGCAATCCGAACATGCCCTTCCTGATCTCCCTCGACGAAGCGGTCCGCGAGATGGCCGGCGCAATCGAGGCGCGCAAGCACACCTACAGTTTTCCGACGCCCATGCGCTGGCTGTCGCGGGCGATGCGCCTCGTTCCCGAGAGCTGGGTGCAGCGACTCGCCCCGGCCGCGAAGCCCGACGACGCCTGA
- a CDS encoding SDR family oxidoreductase — protein sequence MQDLAGAHALVTGGGTGIGLGIARRLLEAGAVTTLAGRREDVLEAAAKELGAAIPDAPEIRTIGCDVCDPEAVEAAVEHASDGEGRLQVAVANAGVGAGGPFLMLEADALRHVLDVNVVGAFNTLRAAALRMRDAGGSIIAISSIAGALGGRFRAAYATSKAGLDMLVRSGADELGGFGIRINSLRPGVVPSEATSPLFNFPDIVQDYERQMPLGFVGAPEDIGDAVVWLASPASRWVTGQNIAVDGGHTLRRAPDFERAIRAQLGEEAYAQVVKPGFGPAGT from the coding sequence GTGCAGGACCTGGCAGGAGCCCACGCCCTCGTGACCGGCGGGGGCACCGGAATCGGACTCGGCATCGCACGGCGGCTGCTCGAAGCCGGCGCGGTCACCACCCTCGCGGGACGCCGCGAGGACGTGCTCGAAGCCGCCGCGAAAGAACTGGGCGCGGCCATCCCGGACGCCCCCGAGATCCGCACGATCGGCTGCGACGTGTGCGACCCGGAGGCGGTCGAGGCGGCCGTCGAACACGCGAGCGACGGCGAGGGGCGCCTCCAGGTGGCGGTGGCCAATGCGGGAGTCGGCGCGGGGGGCCCGTTCCTGATGCTCGAAGCCGACGCCCTCCGCCACGTCCTCGACGTGAACGTCGTAGGCGCCTTCAACACCCTCCGTGCCGCGGCCCTGCGCATGCGCGACGCCGGCGGCTCGATCATCGCGATCTCGTCGATCGCCGGCGCACTCGGCGGTCGCTTCCGTGCGGCCTACGCCACCAGCAAAGCGGGCCTCGACATGCTGGTGCGCAGCGGCGCCGACGAACTGGGCGGCTTCGGGATCCGGATCAACTCGCTGCGCCCCGGCGTGGTGCCGTCGGAAGCGACGTCGCCCCTCTTCAACTTCCCGGACATCGTCCAGGACTACGAACGCCAGATGCCGCTCGGCTTCGTCGGAGCGCCGGAGGACATTGGAGACGCGGTGGTCTGGCTCGCGAGCCCGGCGAGTCGCTGGGTGACAGGACAGAACATCGCGGTCGACGGCGGACACACCCTGCGGCGCGCACCCGACTTCGAGCGCGCGATCCGCGCGCAGCTCGGCGAAGAGGCCTATGCGCAGGTGGTGAAGCCCGGATTCGGGCCGGCGGGCACTTAG
- a CDS encoding NADPH:quinone oxidoreductase family protein has product MRAVVCHEYGHPKHLVLEERPDPVPGDGQVLVSVEACGVNFVDALMAQGLYQVKVPVPYVPGSEVAGRVAELGPGVEGIAVGDPVLAMMGVNGFAEKVAVSAKGALPIPEGVDMPTAACLLQSYCTGLFALTRRAQVREGETILILGAAGGVGLAAIDLAKALGARVIAAASSEEKLALCRERGADETIDYGREDLKNRAKELSGGGVDLVYDPVGGDYAEPALRACAPGARYLVIGFATGEIPRVPFNLILLKSCQVVGVDWGGWTGREPGGNRVLLEEFAGLLASGKLRPAPPATFPLSEAGSVLTALVERRLAGKAVLLPGA; this is encoded by the coding sequence ATGCGCGCGGTGGTTTGTCACGAATACGGGCACCCGAAACACCTCGTTCTCGAGGAGCGCCCCGACCCCGTTCCCGGCGACGGCCAGGTGCTGGTGTCCGTCGAGGCCTGCGGCGTGAACTTCGTCGATGCCCTGATGGCGCAGGGGCTCTACCAGGTGAAGGTGCCGGTCCCCTATGTCCCGGGCAGCGAAGTGGCCGGCCGGGTGGCCGAACTCGGTCCGGGCGTCGAGGGCATCGCCGTGGGCGACCCGGTCCTGGCGATGATGGGCGTCAACGGCTTCGCCGAGAAGGTGGCGGTGTCGGCGAAGGGCGCGCTGCCGATCCCTGAGGGTGTCGACATGCCCACCGCGGCCTGTCTGCTCCAGAGCTACTGCACGGGGCTCTTCGCGCTCACGCGACGCGCGCAGGTTCGCGAGGGCGAGACGATCCTCATCCTCGGGGCGGCGGGTGGCGTCGGGCTGGCGGCGATCGACCTGGCGAAAGCGCTCGGAGCGCGCGTGATCGCGGCCGCATCGTCGGAAGAGAAGCTCGCCCTGTGTCGCGAACGCGGCGCCGACGAGACCATCGACTACGGCCGGGAAGACTTGAAGAACCGCGCGAAGGAACTCTCGGGGGGTGGCGTCGATCTCGTCTACGACCCGGTGGGCGGCGACTATGCGGAACCGGCCCTGCGCGCCTGCGCGCCGGGCGCCCGCTACCTCGTGATCGGTTTCGCGACGGGGGAGATTCCGCGCGTGCCCTTCAACCTGATCCTGCTGAAGAGCTGTCAGGTGGTGGGGGTCGACTGGGGCGGCTGGACCGGGCGGGAGCCCGGCGGCAATCGCGTCCTGCTCGAGGAGTTCGCGGGGCTGCTGGCTTCGGGGAAGCTGCGACCCGCACCGCCCGCGACCTTCCCGCTCTCGGAAGCCGGCTCCGTGTTGACGGCGCTCGTCGAACGACGGCTGGCCGGGAAGGCGGTGTTGCTGCCCGGCGCCTGA
- a CDS encoding flavodoxin family protein produces the protein MTLNEQQQALCEGHSWDFSDLRALFLNCTLKKSPELSHTEGLIRISQAILEANGVQTEIIRPVDHDIATGVWPDMREHGWETDDWPPLLEKVMAADILVLGTSIWLGEKTSVCTQVVERLYAASGLLNELGQYAYYGRVGGALITGNEDGGKHCAMNILYSLQHLGYVIPPQADADWLGEAGPGPSYLDEGSGGPENDFTNRNTTFMTWNLMHMARMLKDAGGIPAHGNQRSAWDAGCRFDFQNPAYR, from the coding sequence ATGACATTGAACGAGCAGCAGCAGGCCCTCTGCGAGGGTCATTCCTGGGACTTCTCGGACCTCCGCGCCCTCTTCCTCAACTGCACGCTCAAGAAGTCCCCCGAGCTCTCGCACACCGAGGGCCTGATCCGCATCTCGCAAGCGATTCTGGAGGCGAACGGCGTCCAGACCGAGATCATTCGACCCGTCGACCACGACATCGCGACCGGCGTCTGGCCCGACATGCGCGAGCACGGCTGGGAGACCGACGACTGGCCCCCGCTGCTCGAGAAGGTGATGGCGGCCGACATCCTGGTACTCGGCACGTCGATCTGGCTCGGCGAGAAGACCTCGGTGTGCACCCAGGTCGTCGAGCGGCTCTATGCCGCGTCCGGGCTGCTGAACGAGCTGGGGCAGTATGCGTACTACGGCCGCGTCGGGGGCGCGCTCATCACCGGAAACGAAGACGGTGGGAAACACTGCGCGATGAACATCCTCTACTCGCTCCAGCACCTGGGCTACGTCATCCCGCCCCAGGCCGACGCCGACTGGCTGGGTGAAGCCGGCCCGGGCCCGTCCTATCTCGACGAGGGCAGCGGCGGTCCCGAGAACGACTTCACGAACCGCAACACGACCTTCATGACCTGGAACCTCATGCACATGGCCCGCATGTTGAAGGACGCGGGCGGCATCCCCGCCCACGGCAACCAGCGCAGCGCCTGGGACGCCGGCTGTCGGTTCGACTTCCAGAACCCGGCCTACCGCTAG
- a CDS encoding LLM class flavin-dependent oxidoreductase yields the protein MKIGLCFPYTQPTLDRATMLDWYRRVDEGPFSTLSCGERMIGPSVEMSSTLAAAAAVTERVRIAPTLYVLPMHPAVFVAKQAATLDLISGGRVTVTVGVGGRPHDYRCMEAEVERKQAHMAQQVAQMRAIWRGELPFEGTEPVGPQPVQPGGPPILAGVMGPRAIQRAADWADGVYSWSGNGERAELGAQLERVDAAWQEKRSEAPMRVAGFWYSLAPNSGQRLHDYAFKYLKIAGEDLARGVAKSLTRSTPDAVRAALDDYEALGIEECLLNSATDDLAEIDGLIEVIEKRG from the coding sequence ATGAAGATCGGACTCTGCTTCCCCTACACCCAACCGACCCTCGACCGCGCCACGATGCTCGACTGGTACCGGCGCGTCGACGAGGGCCCCTTCTCGACCCTCTCCTGCGGCGAGCGCATGATCGGCCCGAGCGTCGAGATGAGCAGCACGCTCGCGGCCGCGGCGGCGGTTACCGAGCGTGTGCGGATCGCCCCCACGCTCTACGTGCTCCCGATGCATCCGGCGGTGTTCGTCGCGAAGCAAGCCGCAACCCTCGATCTGATCTCGGGCGGGCGCGTCACGGTGACCGTCGGCGTCGGCGGGCGACCCCACGACTACCGCTGCATGGAGGCAGAAGTGGAGCGGAAGCAGGCCCACATGGCGCAGCAGGTCGCGCAGATGCGCGCGATCTGGCGCGGCGAGCTGCCCTTCGAAGGCACCGAGCCGGTGGGCCCGCAGCCCGTCCAGCCCGGCGGTCCGCCGATCCTGGCCGGCGTAATGGGACCGCGAGCGATCCAGCGCGCCGCGGACTGGGCCGACGGCGTGTACTCGTGGTCGGGGAACGGCGAGCGCGCCGAGCTCGGGGCACAGCTCGAACGCGTCGATGCCGCCTGGCAGGAGAAGCGGAGTGAAGCTCCGATGCGGGTCGCCGGCTTCTGGTATTCACTGGCGCCGAACAGCGGCCAGCGCCTGCACGACTACGCGTTCAAGTACCTGAAGATCGCCGGCGAGGACCTCGCGCGCGGCGTCGCGAAGAGCCTCACGCGCTCGACCCCGGACGCGGTCCGCGCGGCCCTCGACGACTACGAGGCCCTCGGCATCGAGGAGTGCCTGCTCAACTCGGCAACGGACGATCTGGCCGAGATCGACGGCCTCATCGAGGTGATCGAGAAGCGCGGCTAG
- a CDS encoding alkyl sulfatase dimerization domain-containing protein — MTELEAWAERAWQGDLAGASVHPGRVQVALHPLDGGMAFQSAFSNALVLRTEDGLAFVDTSSLFHAQAVYDGVRAWTQDPVRLGIYTHGHVDHVFGLRHFHAEAEERGAPPIEIWAHRACPARFDRYQTTNGYNAHINQRQFGFPKPVFPREFRYPDRIVDARDTLEVGGVSIELFHDKGETDDALWAWLPERRALYTGDFFIWASPNCGNPQKVQRYPVEWAAALRKMAALAPEQLFPGHGPPIFGAQRVAEALGDAAALLESLVHQTLDAMNAGANLDEVLRSVVVPRELLERPYLRPVYDDPIFVVRGLWRLYGGWYDGDPSHLLPPGAAELAGAIAQLAGGASSLAEEARRRAQAGELALASALVEYAWQSDAEARGVRDARAEIYARRAQEAQSLMAKGIFRAAVRESRPDDDA, encoded by the coding sequence ATGACGGAACTCGAGGCCTGGGCGGAGCGTGCCTGGCAGGGGGATCTCGCGGGCGCGTCGGTCCACCCGGGTCGAGTGCAGGTGGCATTGCATCCGCTCGACGGGGGGATGGCCTTTCAGTCCGCCTTCTCGAACGCGCTGGTGCTGCGCACGGAGGACGGGCTTGCCTTCGTCGACACCTCGAGTCTGTTCCACGCACAGGCGGTCTACGACGGCGTTCGCGCCTGGACCCAGGACCCGGTCCGGCTGGGGATCTACACCCACGGCCACGTCGATCACGTCTTCGGTCTGCGTCACTTCCACGCCGAGGCGGAAGAACGCGGTGCGCCTCCGATCGAGATCTGGGCGCATCGCGCCTGCCCGGCGCGCTTCGACCGCTACCAGACCACGAACGGCTACAACGCCCACATCAACCAGCGCCAGTTCGGGTTCCCGAAGCCCGTCTTCCCGCGCGAGTTCCGTTACCCCGATCGCATCGTCGACGCCCGCGACACCCTCGAGGTGGGCGGTGTGTCGATCGAACTCTTCCACGACAAGGGCGAGACCGACGACGCGCTGTGGGCGTGGCTTCCCGAGCGTCGCGCCCTCTACACCGGTGACTTCTTCATCTGGGCGTCGCCCAACTGCGGGAACCCCCAGAAGGTGCAGCGCTACCCGGTGGAGTGGGCGGCGGCTCTGCGCAAGATGGCGGCCCTCGCGCCGGAGCAGCTGTTCCCGGGCCATGGTCCGCCGATCTTCGGGGCGCAGCGGGTTGCCGAGGCACTCGGGGATGCCGCGGCCCTCCTCGAGAGTCTCGTCCACCAGACCCTCGATGCGATGAACGCGGGGGCGAACCTCGACGAGGTGCTGCGATCGGTGGTGGTGCCGCGCGAGCTGCTCGAGCGACCCTACCTGCGGCCCGTCTACGACGACCCGATCTTCGTCGTGCGCGGTCTGTGGCGACTCTACGGCGGCTGGTACGACGGGGACCCGTCGCATCTCTTGCCGCCGGGGGCTGCAGAGCTCGCCGGGGCGATCGCGCAGCTCGCTGGGGGCGCGTCATCGCTGGCCGAGGAGGCGCGGCGACGGGCCCAGGCCGGCGAACTGGCGCTGGCGAGCGCACTCGTGGAGTACGCCTGGCAGAGCGACGCCGAAGCACGCGGTGTCCGCGACGCGCGCGCGGAGATCTACGCGCGTCGCGCCCAGGAAGCGCAGAGTCTCATGGCGAAGGGGATCTTTCGCGCGGCGGTCCGAGAGTCGCGCCCCGACGACGACGCCTAG